The region CTTAGAAAAATATCCACCGCTGAACTTTCCGCATATTGTTTCGGTCAGTTCGTTTTCGCGGCTTTAGGTCGCTGTGAGGAGCAGGTAGTCGGTGTTTCAAATTTATCCTTGGTCGGAGGTGATCCGCTTGTTAAAAAAAGGACAAAAAAAACGGGCCTTGCGGCCCGTTTTAATGAAGTCTTATTCAGCTTCGCTTTCTTCGGCTGCTGCTTCCGCGAGGTTGATGCGGGCGAAGCGACCGATCTGCATGTTCTCACCGAGAACTGCGATGGTGTCGTTGAGGAGGTCTTTAATGGTCTTCTTGTCGTCCTTGATGAAGGGCTGCTCAAGAAGGCATACTTCTTTGTAGTATTTGTTTACACGGCCTTCAACGATCTTTTCAGCGATGTTTTCGGGCTTGCCTTCGGCAATAGCCTGCTGCTTGTAGATTTCTTTTTCTTTCTCAAGCATTTCCTGAGGCAGATCTTCGGGCTTTACACAAACAGGGCTGGTAGCTGCAACCTGCATTGCGAGGTCTTTGGACAGCTGGATGAACTGTTCAGCCTT is a window of Desulfovibrio sp. JC010 DNA encoding:
- the tsf gene encoding translation elongation factor Ts, which translates into the protein MAITAQMVKALREKTGVGMMDCKKALAECGGDEEKAIKHLREKGLAKAAKKAGRATSEGLVGTYTHSNGKLVAMVELQCETDFVAKAEQFIQLSKDLAMQVAATSPVCVKPEDLPQEMLEKEKEIYKQQAIAEGKPENIAEKIVEGRVNKYYKEVCLLEQPFIKDDKKTIKDLLNDTIAVLGENMQIGRFARINLAEAAAEESEAE